A genomic region of Pelodiscus sinensis isolate JC-2024 chromosome 19, ASM4963464v1, whole genome shotgun sequence contains the following coding sequences:
- the KXD1 gene encoding kxDL motif-containing protein 1 isoform X2 codes for MEPTASGVFCSRMLSMVNSEDVNAIILAQKNMLDRFEKTNEMLLNFNNLSSVRMQQMNERFLHHTRTLVEMKKDLDSIFRRIRTLKGKLAKQYPEAFSNVHESPILEEDDDFDPIPKSTATTIATSEQSTESCDTSPDIISPTMSQDFEDLSQGRYDSPAVNGQSLTDDETANGLD; via the exons ATGGAGCCCACGGCGTCGGGTGTGTTTTGCAGCAGGATGCTAAGTATGGTGAACTCTGAAGATGTGAACGCTATCATTTTGGCTCAGAAGAATAT GCTCGATAGATTTGAGAAAACCAACGAGATGCTGCTCAACTTTAATAACCTGTCCAGTGTACGCATGCAGCAGATGAATGAAAGGTTCCTGCATCACACTAGGACACTGGTGGAAATGAAGAAAGATCTAGATAGTATCTTTCGAAGAATCAG AACCCTGAAAGGGAAGCTGGCCAAACAGTATCCAGAGGCTTTCAGCA ATGTTCACGAATCTCCAATTCTAGAAGAAGATGATGACTTTGACCCTATTCCAAAAAGCACAGCAACCACAATTGCTACCTCTGAGCAGAGCACAGAGTCTTGTGATACAAGCCCTGACATTATTTCTCCAACCATGAGTCAGGATTTTGAGGATTTATCACAAGGCCGGTACGATTCTCCTGCTGTTAATGGACAGAGTCTAACAGATGATGAAACGGCCAATGGGCTGGACTAA
- the KXD1 gene encoding kxDL motif-containing protein 1 isoform X1, translating into MERLATVYSRMEPTASGVFCSRMLSMVNSEDVNAIILAQKNMLDRFEKTNEMLLNFNNLSSVRMQQMNERFLHHTRTLVEMKKDLDSIFRRIRTLKGKLAKQYPEAFSNVHESPILEEDDDFDPIPKSTATTIATSEQSTESCDTSPDIISPTMSQDFEDLSQGRYDSPAVNGQSLTDDETANGLD; encoded by the exons GCTACCGTGTACAGTAGAATGGAGCCCACGGCGTCGGGTGTGTTTTGCAGCAGGATGCTAAGTATGGTGAACTCTGAAGATGTGAACGCTATCATTTTGGCTCAGAAGAATAT GCTCGATAGATTTGAGAAAACCAACGAGATGCTGCTCAACTTTAATAACCTGTCCAGTGTACGCATGCAGCAGATGAATGAAAGGTTCCTGCATCACACTAGGACACTGGTGGAAATGAAGAAAGATCTAGATAGTATCTTTCGAAGAATCAG AACCCTGAAAGGGAAGCTGGCCAAACAGTATCCAGAGGCTTTCAGCA ATGTTCACGAATCTCCAATTCTAGAAGAAGATGATGACTTTGACCCTATTCCAAAAAGCACAGCAACCACAATTGCTACCTCTGAGCAGAGCACAGAGTCTTGTGATACAAGCCCTGACATTATTTCTCCAACCATGAGTCAGGATTTTGAGGATTTATCACAAGGCCGGTACGATTCTCCTGCTGTTAATGGACAGAGTCTAACAGATGATGAAACGGCCAATGGGCTGGACTAA